Below is a genomic region from Catenuloplanes atrovinosus.
CCGCCGGCCGGCGTGCGGCGGATCGACGAGTTCCCGCCGCTGCCCCCACGCGGCGCCGCGCCGTCCGCGCCGCACGTGGTGATCTGCGAGCGGATGCCGGCGCACGCCCGGCGGATGGCCGTGGCGACCGGCGGGCGCGCCGTACCCGTGCTGGTGGGGGACGTGCCGGCCGCGCGCTGGTCGATTCAGCTCGGCGGCGGCGCGGCCTGATCCGGCGTCAGCCGCCCGTCCGGCCCGGACCGGAACCCGGAGCCGCCGCGCGCGCCCGCCGGGTGGTACGGCCACCACGGCTCCGGCTCCCCGTACTCGCCGATCGCGCACAGCCCGGACCGGTCCGCGAGCAGCTCGGCACCGCCACCGGGCGGCGGCGCCCACACGGTCGCGCCGGTGGCGTCCGCCAGCGCGGCCAGGTTCGCCCGCAGCCGGGCGCGTTCCGGCTCCGGAGTCGGCCAGGTCAGCCAGAGCCGCAGGTCGCCGCCGTAGAGCGGCAGGTCGCCGAGCACGGCCGCCAGGCCCCGGCCCGGGTACGCCGCGCACGTACCGTCGTAGTCGCCGGCCACGAAGTCGCCGTCCCGCACGGTGACCGCGACCGTGGCCAGGCCGGGATGCCCGGGGCGCAGCCGGTGCGCGGCCGCGCGCCGGGTGACGAAGTCGGCGCGGGTGGCCAGCGCGAACCCGCCCGGCAGCGGCAGCGCCACCAGCCCGGTGCGCGGCCGCACCACGCCGCCGTCCACCGCGAACCAGCCGGGCAGCGGCGTGGCCAGGTCCGGCGGCTGGATCACCGTCCACTCCACCGGCACGCCGGTGACCCGGTCCCTTGCGATCACGGCCGGATCGCCGCCCAGCACCGCGCCCTCCGGCACGCACAGCACGTCGCGCCCGAGCAGCCCGGCCACCTCGCGGAACAGCGGCGCGAACGCGGCGCCGTCGTCGATCAGCATGCGCGCGTCGTCCGAGGGCTCGCCGCCCCGGCGGACCAGCTCCGCCAGCCGGCGCCCGGTCAGCGGCTCGCCTGGCGCGTCCGGCGTGACCAGGCCGCCGTCCGGGTGCGGCGTGAGCCGGACGTCGACGAGCCCGGCCGGATGCCGGTGCGTGGCCGGTCGCGTCGCGTGCATGCCCTCACCCTGATCGTCGCCCCGCGCGTGGTCGGGACAGCCTCTCATCGCCACGGCCGCGGTGCGAAGCCGGAGACGATCTGAATTCGTCCGCGACCGCGTTGAACGGGTCGGACCGGCGAACCGTAGTCGGGGCGACGGAGACCCGGGCAGGTGCGGCGTTGTGGAGGAGAGTTCCGGTGCCGAGGACGGATCGAGCCCTGTACCGGCTGCTCATCGGGCTGTTGCTGGCCTGTGGAGCGGCCCAGCTGACCGCGGTCGCCGGTGCCTCCGCGGCCCCGGCGGCGGAGCAGTACGTGAAGTACTACACAGTCGCCGGGTCCTACCGGGACGAGCCGGAGAACCTGACCGAGATCGCGGTGCGGTTCCTCGGCGACGGCTCCCGGTCGACCGAGATCTTCACATTGAACTCGGGCCGGCGGCAGCCCGGGGGCGGCACGCTGACCGACCCGAAGGCGCTGCGCGAGGGCTGGTCGCTGGTGCTGCCGTGGGACGCCTACGGCGACGGCGTCCGGTACGGGCTGCTCCCGGGCACCGCGTCGCCGTCCCCGACGCCGTCCGCGTCGCCGCCGCCGACCCGGCAGCAGACCACGCCGGCGCGGCCGGAACCGCCGGTTCAGCAGCCCGCGCCGCCGGCCGCCGCACCGCCGACGCCCGCCACGCCCGAGGCGCCGCCTGCCCCGCCGTCCCAGGACTGCGGCGTCACCGGCCCGGCCGCCGCGGAGTCGACCTGGGCGCAGCAGAGGCTCGCCCCGGAGGGCGCCTGGGAGACCACGCGCGGCAACGGCGTCATCGTGGCCGTCGTCGACTCCGGAGTGGACGCCAGCCTCCCTCAACTCAGCGGCCGGGTGATCGCCGGCGCGGACATCACGGCCGGCGACGGCAACGGCGACTCCGACTGCCTGGGCAGCGGCACCGGCATGGCCGCGATCATCGCGGGCGCGTCCGACCAGCCCGACACGCCGTCCGGCCTGGCGCCGGACGCCACCATCCTGCCCATCCGCGTGGTCGGTGACGGCGGGCCCGCGGACCCGGCCGAGGAGGCCACCGCGATCGAGGTGGCGGTCTCCGCCGGCGCCGGCGTCATCGCGGTCGGCACGCACGTCGACCCGGGCGACCCGCTGGTCTCCGCCGCGATCTCCAACGCGCTCACCCACGACGTACTGGTGGTGGTGCCCGCCACCGCGACGCCGCTGCCGGAGCCCGCGAAGGGCGCGGACGGCGCGCTGATCACGGTCGGCGCGGTGGACGCGGACGGCGCGCTCGCGGGCGAGGAGGGCGCGTCCGCGGACGTGGTGGCGCCCGGCATCGGCGTGGCCACGCTCGGCGTCAACGGCAGCGGCACCATCACCACCAGCGGCCCGCAGTACGCGGTCGCCTTCGTCGCGGGCCAGGCCGCGCTGGTCCGCGCCGCCCACCCCGGGCTGAACGCCGCCCAGGTCAAGCACCGGATCGAGGTCACCGCGGACCGGATGGAGACCGACGACGACGGGTACGGCTGGGGCCTGATCAACCCGGTCGCCGCGGTCAGCGCGGTCGTCGAGGGCGAGGTGGTCACGCCACCGGCCGCGTCCGACCCGGGCATCGGCCTGGGCGCCGTGATCGCGATGGTGATTGTGGTGCTCATCATGCTCGCCGCCGTGGCGCTGCTGGTGCTCCGCGCCCGCCGCTGGGCGCAGGGGCCGGTCAGCGAGCCGTACGAGGCGGAGGTGCCGGTCCGATGACCGCGCCGGCGGTGGCCGGGCCGCGGCGGGTGGCCGCACCCGGTGCACCGGAGCCCTTCGCCTGCCGTAGATTTGGCCGCGTTCTGGAGGACGGACGGTTACCCACCACATGGGAGTCACCTCGTGACCGAGTTTTCGGTGCGGTGCACCGGGGCCACGCCGTGAGCGGTCAGGAGGCACCGGTGCCGGCCGCGCACGACGAAGACCCCGGGCCGGACGCCGCGGAGCTGTCGCCGGAGGAGCGCATGCGCCTCATCCACGAGGCGCACTCCGGGCCGGTGCTCCGCTTCCTCACCCGGCTCACGCTCGGCGACCAGGACCTCGCGGAGGACCTGCTCCAGGAGGCGATGCTGCGCGCCTGGCGCAACATCGACGTGCTGCCGCGGGACACCGCCCGGGTGGCGCCCTGGCTGTTCACGGTGGCGCGCAACGTGGCGATCGACGCGGCCCGCGCCCGCAAGGCCCGCCCGCCGGAGATCGTGCTGGCCGACATCTCCCGGCTGCCGGAGCCGAGCGACGCGGTCGACGGGATGGTCGCCGGGCACATCGTCCGGCAGGCGCTGGAGCAGCTCAGCCCGGACCACCGGGCGGTCCTGATCGAGGTGTACTTCCGGGGCGCGTCCACCGCGGAAGCGGCGGCCAGGCTCGGCATACCGGAGGGTACAGTGAAATCGCGTGCCTACTACGCGGTGCGGTCCATGCGGTCGGCCGTCGGCTCGGTGGAGCCGGAATGACCACGGGGCAGGAGGGCGCGAGGGGAGGCGCGGCGCACATGGGTGACGATCACCAGCATGCCGCGCTGGCGCTCTATCTTCTCGGTGCGCTGCCGGAGCGTGAGCGCGCCGACTTCGAGCGACACCTGGCCGGCTGCGACCGCTGCCTGGACGAGGCGATGGACCTGGGCCCGACCACGAGCGGCCTGGGCCAGTTCAGCGACGACGACATCCACGCGTTCCTGACCGCGGTCGGCACCGACGACCCGCTCGCGCCGATCCCGGCCACCGCGCCCCGCGCGGCCCCGTCCGATCAGGACGGTCCGGCCCGCGAGCCCTCGCCGGGCGACCTCCCGGCCAGCGGCACGCCGGCCCACCATGTCCCGTCAAGCGGCACGCCGGCCCGCGACCTTCCGGCCAGCGGCACGCCGGGCCACGACCTTCCGGCCAGCGGCACGCCGGGCCACCATGTCCCGTCAAGCGGAACGCCGGCCCGCGACTCTCCGGAGAACGGGACGCCGGCCGCCGGCATCCCGGTCGGCGGGACCCCGGACCGCGGGATACCGGCGGGTGACACCGCGACGCGCGGTGAGACCCCGGCCGCACCCCGCCCCAGGGGGCGGGCGGACGCGCCGAGCCGCCCCGCCGACAACCGTCCGTCGTCCCGGCGCCGGCGCCGTACCGTGGTGACCGCCGCCGCGGCCGTGCTGCTGGTCGTCGTGGCCGGGCTGTCCGTGGTGTTCCTGCGCGGCGGCGACCCGTCCACGCCGGGCGATCCCGCGCTGGTCACGATCGCGGAGGCGGAGGGCTCCGGCGTCACGCTGGCGGTCTCCATCATCGAGACGCCCACGGACGGCGAGATCGTCCGCGCCACGGTCAGCGGCCTTCAGCCCGGTACGCCGTACCGGCTCTACGCGGCCGGCCGCAGCGGTGAGACGTTCGTGATCCGCGACTGGGCCGCGCGTCCCGGCGTGCACGACGTCGAGGGCCGCCTGCCCGCCCCGGCCGACACGCTCGCCTCGTTCACGGTCGCGCTCGCCGACGGCGGCCCGATCATCACCGCGCTGATCTCCGGCGCCACCCCGACCCCACGCTGACGCTGTGAGCGGCCCGCCGCTCACGGCCGGCTCAGGTCGCCGACCACCACCATGAGCTGCAACGGCAGTTCCCGGTCCGCGTGACCGACCTCCAGCACCAGGCCACGGTCGCCGATCACCCACAGGTCGACCTCGAAGAACCACGTGGTCAAATGCTCGAACAGCTCCCGCCCCGGCTCGTCGGGCAGGTCGTCCGCGAAGTACGCCTCCAGGCTCCTCCGGACCGGCTCGCCGTACCGCGCGGTGACCTGCGCGGCCAGCCGGTCCCGCTCCGCCTCGAACTCGGCGCGCACCGCGGGCAACTCGTCCGTACCGTCGAAGAAGTCCCGGCTGACCCGGAGGTCCACGTGGTGCGGCTGGCCGTGCCGCAGCGGCATCTCCAGCAGGTCCTCGAACAACGCGGTCACTCCCAGACGGTGGCGAGCCGGGCGAACACCTCGGGGTCGCTGTGCAGCGGGATCACGCACAGCAGGTGACCGCCGGGCGCGCGCAGGATGCGGCAGTCCAGCCAGCGGTCGACCTCCACGGCGCCGAGCCCGATCAGCCGCGCGGTCTCCGCGTCGAGGTCGTCGGTCTCGATGTCCAGGTGGTACCGCGGCGCGTCGTCCACGGCCTGGACCGCCAGCGACAGGTCCGGCAGCGCGCCGGGCAGCGAGGTGAACTGCGGCTCGTCGGTGCCGGGCCGCGCCGGCACGCCGAGCGCCCGGGACCAGAACGTCGCGGCCCGGTCCGCGTCCGCGCGGGGCACGTCGATGAGCCAGGTGGACAGCCGGCTGCGATGCATGACCCGCAGCCTAGTGGAGCAGCCCGGCCTGGGTGGCCAGCAGCGCGGCCTGTACGCGGTTCTCGCACTCCAGTTTGAGCAGGATCCGGCTGACGTGCGTCTTGACCGTGCTCTCCGAGATGACCAGTTTCTCGCTGATCGCGGTGTTGGACAGGCCGCGGGCCAGCAGCCGCAGCACCTCGGCCTCCCGCTCGCTGAGGTCGGCCGCGGCCAGCCGGGCGCCGGCGTCCGAGGACGGTGCCGTGCCGAGGCCGCGCAGCCGGGTGACCGCGTGCCGGGTGACCGGCGGGGACAGGAACATCTCGCCGGCCGCGGCCGCCTTCAGCGCGGGGCCCAGTTCCTCGGCCGCGGAGCTCTTCAGCACGAACCCGGCCGCGCCGTTCGCGAGCGCCTCGTCGATGTACTGCTCCTCGCCGAACGTGGTCAGCATGATCACGCGGGTGGGCCCGGTGATGGCGCGCAGCGCCGCCAGCCCGTCCACCACCGGCATGCGGATGTCCATCAGCACCACGTCCGGCTTGAACCGGTCGACCGCGGACCGGGCCTCCCGCCCGTTCCCCGCCTCCGCGACCACCTCCACGCCCGGGAGCGCGCCCAGCACCAGCCGGATGCCGCCCCGGGTCAACTCGTCGTCATCGGCGATCACGACGCGCAGCAGGCTCATGCCGCGTAATCCCGCATGCCGCGGTGTCCGTGTGGTCGCCGAGCTGATTCGCTCGCGAGCTCGCTCATGCCGCGTAGTCCTCCATGCCGCGGTGTCCGTGTGGTCGCCGAGCTGATTCGCTCGCGAGCTCGCTCATGCCGCGTAGTCCTCCATGCCGCGGTGTCCGTGTGGTCGGCGCTGAGCTGATGATTCGCTCGCAAGCTCGCTCATGCCGCTCCAGCCGGGCGAGGCGTTCTCATTGGTCCAGCATCTCCTTCGACACCAGCGCACCGTCGCGGAAACAGAAACGGTACCGGCCGAAGAACGAGTCCGCACGCAACGTGAACCGCGCCTGGTAGGAGACGCAGGTGAGACCGGGTGGCGGGTTCGTGTCGACGATCGCGGCGGTCGGCTCCGGCAGCCGCGCGCGGACCTCCGGCTCCGGCGTGCCGATCGCGATGTCGTCGTAGGTGTCCCGGCCGACCATGTACGTGGCCACCGACGTCCAGGCGGTGCCCACGCAGAGCGCCAGCACCGTGCTGACGCCGACCGCGATCAGTGCCCAGCCCAGGCGGCGGGACCGGTCCGCCCGGCGGAATTCGGTCTGCACGTCCGCGACCGGGCCCGGCGTGGTGGGCGCCTGTGGCGTCAGCGGCAGCGTGGCCGCGATCCGGAAGCCGCCGTCCAGTTCCCGGCCGTGGTAGAGGACGCCGCCGGTCAGCCGTACCCGCTCGCCGAGCCCGTGCAGGCCCTGCCCGCTGCTCGGTACGCCGCTCGGCTGGCCGGGCGTGTTGACCACCTCGGCGACCAGCGCGTCCGGTTCGTACCGCAGCGCCAGCGTGATCTCTCCGCCGCGCGCGTGCCGGAGCGCGTTCGTCACGCCCTCCTGCAGCGTCCGGTAGGCCGCGTGGTCGATCAGTGGATGCAGCGGCACCGGCTCGCCCTCCCGGCGCAGCGTGATCCGGGCACCCGCGGCCCGCGCGCCCTCGACCAGCGCGTCCGCGTCCGCGAGCCGGGCCGGTGCGGACTCGGCGTCGTCCGGGCCGCCGTCGCGCAGCACGGCCAGGATCTGCCGCAGCTCGTCCATCGCCTGCATGGACGTGCCGTGCAGCAGCTTCAGCGTGTCCGACGTGCGCACCTGGTCCGGTGCGGCCTGCAGCGCGCCGCTGTACAGCGAGATGAGCGTGAGCCGGTGACCGAGCGAGTCGTGCATCTCCCGCGCGATGCGGCTGGCCTCGCGCACCCGTACCCGCTCGGCCATGGTCTTCTGCTGCTCCTCCAGGTGCAGCGTGCGCTCGCGCATCAGCGACAGCAACTGGCGGCGCTGCGCGGTCATCCGGGCCACGATCGCCGGGAGCGCGTAGAGCATCACGAATGTGACCAGCGAGAACAGGGCCTGCACCACGCCGGGCTCGCTGTTGCGGAGGTCGCCGAGCAGCGTGATCACCAGCACCGCGAGGAACGCGCCGGTCACCCGCGGGCCGCTGCGCACGCGCAGCCCGGCCGAGACGCTGAGCGCGAACATCAGGACCACGCCGGCCTGGCCGCTCACCGCCGTGAGCAGGGCCGCCAGGACCAGCGCGGTCACCGGGTACCGCCGGCGCACCAGCACCAGCACCACGTCCACGCACCCGACCAGCACCGCCACCGCCACCGGCAGCGGGATCCGGGTCACCCCGGGCATCCCGACGGCGGTGGCGGTGAGGATCAGTGCGAGGCCGGCCTCGTAGGCGAGAAAGGCGGGCCGTGGCCACCTCGACTGCATGTCCATCACTCGGCGACAGTAATCCGGCTCTTCTCCGCGAGCGCGCCGTCCACGAAGCAGAACCGCCACATCGGCTGCTCCGCGCCCTCGGACAGCGGCTTCACCGTGTAGTAGACGCACGACGCGCCGGCCGGCATGCCCTGCTTACCCGGGTCGTCGCCGTACAGGTCCTCGTCCTTGACGTCGCGGAGCGGCTCGGGCAGCGCGGCCCGCACCTGGCTCTCCGGCGTGCCCTCCTTCTGCGC
It encodes:
- a CDS encoding S8 family serine peptidase; the protein is MPRTDRALYRLLIGLLLACGAAQLTAVAGASAAPAAEQYVKYYTVAGSYRDEPENLTEIAVRFLGDGSRSTEIFTLNSGRRQPGGGTLTDPKALREGWSLVLPWDAYGDGVRYGLLPGTASPSPTPSASPPPTRQQTTPARPEPPVQQPAPPAAAPPTPATPEAPPAPPSQDCGVTGPAAAESTWAQQRLAPEGAWETTRGNGVIVAVVDSGVDASLPQLSGRVIAGADITAGDGNGDSDCLGSGTGMAAIIAGASDQPDTPSGLAPDATILPIRVVGDGGPADPAEEATAIEVAVSAGAGVIAVGTHVDPGDPLVSAAISNALTHDVLVVVPATATPLPEPAKGADGALITVGAVDADGALAGEEGASADVVAPGIGVATLGVNGSGTITTSGPQYAVAFVAGQAALVRAAHPGLNAAQVKHRIEVTADRMETDDDGYGWGLINPVAAVSAVVEGEVVTPPAASDPGIGLGAVIAMVIVVLIMLAAVALLVLRARRWAQGPVSEPYEAEVPVR
- a CDS encoding sigma-70 family RNA polymerase sigma factor; amino-acid sequence: MSGQEAPVPAAHDEDPGPDAAELSPEERMRLIHEAHSGPVLRFLTRLTLGDQDLAEDLLQEAMLRAWRNIDVLPRDTARVAPWLFTVARNVAIDAARARKARPPEIVLADISRLPEPSDAVDGMVAGHIVRQALEQLSPDHRAVLIEVYFRGASTAEAAARLGIPEGTVKSRAYYAVRSMRSAVGSVEPE
- a CDS encoding zf-HC2 domain-containing protein, with product MGDDHQHAALALYLLGALPERERADFERHLAGCDRCLDEAMDLGPTTSGLGQFSDDDIHAFLTAVGTDDPLAPIPATAPRAAPSDQDGPAREPSPGDLPASGTPAHHVPSSGTPARDLPASGTPGHDLPASGTPGHHVPSSGTPARDSPENGTPAAGIPVGGTPDRGIPAGDTATRGETPAAPRPRGRADAPSRPADNRPSSRRRRRTVVTAAAAVLLVVVAGLSVVFLRGGDPSTPGDPALVTIAEAEGSGVTLAVSIIETPTDGEIVRATVSGLQPGTPYRLYAAGRSGETFVIRDWAARPGVHDVEGRLPAPADTLASFTVALADGGPIITALISGATPTPR
- a CDS encoding VOC family protein, which gives rise to MHRSRLSTWLIDVPRADADRAATFWSRALGVPARPGTDEPQFTSLPGALPDLSLAVQAVDDAPRYHLDIETDDLDAETARLIGLGAVEVDRWLDCRILRAPGGHLLCVIPLHSDPEVFARLATVWE
- a CDS encoding response regulator transcription factor, with amino-acid sequence MSLLRVVIADDDELTRGGIRLVLGALPGVEVVAEAGNGREARSAVDRFKPDVVLMDIRMPVVDGLAALRAITGPTRVIMLTTFGEEQYIDEALANGAAGFVLKSSAAEELGPALKAAAAGEMFLSPPVTRHAVTRLRGLGTAPSSDAGARLAAADLSEREAEVLRLLARGLSNTAISEKLVISESTVKTHVSRILLKLECENRVQAALLATQAGLLH
- a CDS encoding sensor histidine kinase → MDMQSRWPRPAFLAYEAGLALILTATAVGMPGVTRIPLPVAVAVLVGCVDVVLVLVRRRYPVTALVLAALLTAVSGQAGVVLMFALSVSAGLRVRSGPRVTGAFLAVLVITLLGDLRNSEPGVVQALFSLVTFVMLYALPAIVARMTAQRRQLLSLMRERTLHLEEQQKTMAERVRVREASRIAREMHDSLGHRLTLISLYSGALQAAPDQVRTSDTLKLLHGTSMQAMDELRQILAVLRDGGPDDAESAPARLADADALVEGARAAGARITLRREGEPVPLHPLIDHAAYRTLQEGVTNALRHARGGEITLALRYEPDALVAEVVNTPGQPSGVPSSGQGLHGLGERVRLTGGVLYHGRELDGGFRIAATLPLTPQAPTTPGPVADVQTEFRRADRSRRLGWALIAVGVSTVLALCVGTAWTSVATYMVGRDTYDDIAIGTPEPEVRARLPEPTAAIVDTNPPPGLTCVSYQARFTLRADSFFGRYRFCFRDGALVSKEMLDQ